CAATTAAAGTCCCCGATTGCTCTTTTACGGGCAGACCTTCACACGCACTCATTGTGGCATTCGTATGCTTTGACACCTTGTGAAATTTTACATTTCTGCCACAAAATATCACATGCAATGACACTCCTTGCACTGCTAAACATTCATGAAGATTTTTTTTCCCAAAGCGATTTCAAGCATGGTCAGGGCTCTCAGAAGGCTGGGGTACGATTTTCACACATACAATATTTTAAGCATTTATTTATATCAATTTGAATTTTTCAGTGATCTTTaacaattttttgctcacaaccgaGGATGCCAACATCGGAATTTCTGTGAAGCGAGCTCTGCAATAATTTGTACTCCAGTTGGCAAGATTACCCCTATTTTGCAAAGCCCACAAATGCACACTGATGAAGCAATGCTACATTAATGAATTCATCCAACAGCAGCCCAAGAACTTGCCTTGCATGAGCGATTGCAGTCTAACAAATGTATGTACTCTCACATGTGTACATCTATGTACTAGTCTGTGTAGAGCTCTGCCTGTGCAGATGGCACAGCTCTGCAGAGCAACACCTGACAGCAGTTGCAGGCTTTGACATGGTGTGCCCAAAGTGTGTGTGGCCTTATAGACATGCAGAAGTGCTTAACGCGAGTGACAACGTTTAAAGGTGCACACGTTCTAAAGATGCTCGCTCTCTCCCAGGATGCTTTCAGCATCTCAATTACAAAAGATCACGAATTTCGGCCAATAACACGCACTTAGTTAGACACATATTCGCAGTATTTTAGCCACTTCGCACAAGACAAACAAGGACAAAGATGGGAGATTAACGAACTGGTAcaatctaacaactggtttatttttttaaatacatcTGCTCAATAGTCCACATGATCTGCATAATGTTGTCAAAAATACACATTTGTGCATATAACaacacgtggggggggggggggggtgatgatcaaaactttattactcccaaaagaggggaccggCCGAGAGGTCGGTTACGCTACTTCGAGGAGATCAGCggggatcccttgggacaccgcGGCCTTTCAATGCGCGTGAGATTACCCGGTGTTGCTGTGCCGAGTCAGTGATATGCAGAAGGGACTCCCATGTATCTTCTATGTGAGAAGCGGCAGCATACTGTGGGCACGTCCATGCCATGTGTATGAGGGTGGCCGATTGTGAGCAGTATCTACAGTGTGGTGTCACGAGGTGGAAGGGGGGCTCAGATTATCACATTCGTGAGGCAATGATCTACATACTTGTAATATCCGCGAGTCATGTGCATTTTTGACGAGATCGCGCAGATAATGCTGgttcaatcaatcagtttattatcatgtcataaagtaagttacagggagtaaaatatacagaagagggtcccaaagtacaagactgcaacgggaccctcagTTACTAAAGCAAATGTATCTTCCAAAAATAAACTAGTTAGATTGCACCACTTTATTCTCCCGCCTACGTCCTTGTCTTGCACAATGTGGCCCCCAAAAGATGAATTCATTCCAACTAGGCTGAGTAGCAGTTTTGCTCCTGTTCTCATTTGAAACGAATCATCTTTTGGAATCTTCGGTTACAGAAACACATCTCTgtatgtttctagttgtgcaaagCAGGTATGCATAATGATTAGAAGTTTTCAGTTATGTTTTTGGCTAGACCTCAGCTCTACAACCTGCCTGTAGTGACAGGTGACATGTTTGACAATTTGGGGGCTAGGAAAGAAGACAGTAGTGCACACAGGGTGGCAAACTGTAATAAACAGCATTACATATTAAAAAAACATGTATTATGCTACAATTGGCTGCCTGAAACCATCTGTGGTCCCTAACGTTGTTACCTAGGTTACTTAGTTTGCTCAACATTTTCTACGTGCATGCCATTTTACCACGGGGAAATGTCCATCTCCTGAAAAAATGTGTGCACGTTTTGCAGTTTCAACAATTTTCCGTTGTGGGCCTGCTTCTGCAGTGGTGTTCATCTATTTATACTGCTAGGCTTCCCCATCAATTTCACTTCTTGCATTTGTTTAGTTGCAGTTCACTTTATGGGCATTATCGCGATCAGCATGTCAATTCAGATGCCTACAATTAATGTCGTATAGGGGTGAACGTTTTGAAAGTTGTCACGGTCGGGGCAGGGACGTGGAGTTCGTTCGCATTTGCCCCTTCACTACCAACTTACAAGTTTGAGCTGTCGTTTACATCACAATGCATGCATAAATTTCAGTCCAGCGTAGCTACCAACGCTTCAGCAAGAAAAGGCGCAAGACGAGTTAGTACAGTCACCGGAGAAATGTGCCGAAATTCACAGTTCCAGCAGGGGACAAAAGAACTTTTTGGGGGGCAAGTTGGTGCACACttgacgctgtttttttttttttttctgctcctcctgtttcgcgatttttttttttttttttgcgcttcagtCATCTGCACCAAGTATCCAGCAGGGGCCATTGCGCTAAACTGCTGATGCTAAGTGCCGTTTCTGAGCACAAAATTCCGGCCGCATGCCTATCCTTTTCCATGATGTCCAGAATGTGGTCCGCAGTGGCACCCCAGAAATGATACAGTTGACAACTCACGTTGCTGCAGTGTCCCCGGTGAGTTGCCTGCGAACATGCCCGCAGCGGTTCAAGAAGCAACCAGCCCTCTCTTTGAACTCGAAGTCCTGTCGAAGACACCGAAAGACATTTTTTAAAAAACACGGTCAACGGCCACACCTTGCGCGGTACAGCACACCGATGGGGGTAACCGACGCCGCACGAGCAGGAGCTTAATATTTAGCCGTAATTTTTCTAGTTAGAATGCGCTTTTACATTTGTGTTTGTGCAAGATGCGAGAAGCATTCGTAAATGAGAGAAGATGCACTCACCCGGCCACTTCCCGACTATCCCAACGCTGAACGTAATTTTGTTAAATCGATTACAATTTTGATTTGCTTTTGGCTGCAGCTTCGACTTGCATTGCCTCGAAACAAAACTTCGAAAAGAATGTTTGGTTTaaagtaaatattaaaaaaatataagtatgCATATATGTATGTTTTAACTGACCTAATTAAGATTTTATAACAAAATTTGTATTTTTGGCACATTGGCTTTGGCAGTCATAAACCACAGCACTACCTTTTCATGCGCAGTTTCGCATCTAGGTAATGGCGGTGAGTACAAAACTTATAGAGAAAGGAATAACAGAACTCTTCGAAACACGAAAGCGCACGAAATTGACGAACATCGCTGAATTACCGTGGCGGGGGCTGATCGGGTCCTTAGCCCGCCACGTCGCTTCTTCGCTGCGGCCAACCGATGtcaggcggcggcggcggcttcgAGTCAACGCCGACGGTGTTCGGCGGCAAACTGTGGTGCGCGCGGACTACGTCCGAAGGCCGCTGCCTGGTGCGCTGCTTCAGAGCCAACGGCCAAAAGGGCGATGCTTACGAAGCGGTGCTAGCCGGGGAAAACCACGTAGTGGCAGCAGCGCCTGGAACCGGCCACAACAGGCGCGATTGCGAACTCGCGCGCGTGTCttgctggtccagcgggctcgagACGCTCGTGCTGCGTGCCGGGGACTCGGTGCACGTTTGGGACGGAGAGAGCGGCGCGTTCCAAGCCGGAGACGTGACGGCCGACGCCTCGCAATGCGCCGTGCTCGACGGCCCCACGTTGGTTCAGTTGTCGCCTGGCCGCTTGCGGCTGGAGCCGCTACttcaaagtgcgtgcgaatacgGAAGACAACATCACCTTTTGCTCGTAATCGGCTGTTGTAAAAGCTTTAAAACTGCTGCTAAGTTCCATGAAGTCAATGAAGCTATAGCGCTGAAAACAGGTGGCAAGGGAGAGAACAGAACGTATGCTTGCTTGGTccctgtttttttgtttgttttttttttcagcgctatAGCTTCATTGAATGGACAGCCGACTACCTCAAAATTTCAAACTCGTGCTGCTTAGCGTTCATTGAAAGTCTATTCGTGTCTTGTTGTGAgacagttgttttttttatttcaatgatgAAATCTGGCACTTCGAACAGTACTTGCGACACAGGCTTCAAGAAGTAATGAAAATACCTATATGTAGTGCACGATGCATGTATGTAGCCATAGGCCCATACAGCATGCAATGCAGTTCATGAGAGGCAGCGAGATAGCCTAATGGTGCCAATCACAAAATAGAACCACCATTCATACGCATGATAAGTGCACAAGTTAAGTGTGCTTATGGGGTACGCTACGACCAAAGTGTGGTTTACTGAATATAAACGACGCAAGCAGAGTGTTATTCGCAGAATAGAATACTCCAATCTGATTGCattctgtcatcatcatcagcagcagcctgactacgtccactgcaggacaaaggcctctcccatgttccgccagttaacccggtcctgtgcttgctgctgccaatttatacccgcaaacttcttaatctcgtctgcccacctaaccttctgtctccccctaacccgcttcccttctctgggaatccagttagttacccttaatgaccagcggttaacctgtctacgcgctacgtgcccggcccatgtccatttcctcttctttatttcaactatgatatccttaacccccgtttgtcccctaatccactctgctctcttcttgtctcttaaggttacacctaccgtttttctttccattgctcgctgcgtcgtcctcaatttaagctgaaccctctttgcgagtctccaggtttctgctccgtagctaagtaccggcaagatacagctgttatataccttcctcttgagggatagtggcaatctacctgtcataatttgagagtgcttgccgaatgtactccaccccattcttattcttctagttacttcaatctcatggttaggctctacggttattacctgccctaagtagacatagtcttttacaacttcaagttcactattacctatctcgaagcgctgctcctttccgaggttgttgtacattactttcgttttctgcagattaactttaagacccacctttctgctctccttgtctaactccgtaatcatgagttgcaattcgtcccctgagttgctcagcaatgcaacgtcatcggcgaagcgcatgttactaaggtattctccattaactcttatccctaactgttcccattctaggcttctgaaaacctcctgtaagcacgcggtaaatagcattggggagattgtgtccccctgccttacacccttcttgattggtattctgttgctttctttatgaagcactatggtagcagttgatcccctgtagatttcttccagaatgtttatatatacttcatctacgccctgattccgcagtgtctgcatgacggctgatatttctattgaatcaaacgccttctcgtaatctatgaaggctatgtatagtggttggttatactctgagcatttctctattacctgattgatagtatgaatgtggtcaattgttgagtagcctgttcgaaatcctgcttgttcctttggttgattgaattctaatgttttctttactctgttagcaattacctttgtaaatagcttgtatactacagaaagcaagccgatcggcctgtaattcttcaagtccttgtcatctcctttcttatgttttaagatgatgttagcgttcgtccaagactctggtacccttcccgtcaggagacacctcgtaaacagggtggatagtttttctaatacaatctgtcctccatctttcagcagatctgatgttacctgatcctcaccagcagctttgcctctttgcatgctctcgaaagcttttctgacttcttctatcattactggtggggtgtcatctgggttactgctagttcttatagtattaaggtcgtggttgtctcggctactgtacagatctctgtaaaactcctccgctattttaactatcctatccatattggtagttattttgccttctttgtcccttagtgcatacatccgacttttgcctatcccaagtttcctaaGCACACCTTATTGTGCCTTGACTGCATGTGCCTCAGTTAGTAGGCTTTGATTGCTTGTATGAAAGCAGCCGATttcttgttgaaaaaaaaaaaaaacattgtttttgtGTATCATTCAGTGTGAAACTATCATACTTTGGaaggctgtttttttctttcatttgctgCAAGTGTGCTCTGTTTTCCCGTTCAACACAGCACATTTAAAGTGTCACTGAGGGTTTTGAAGCATACTCCCATAAAAGCACCTGCCCACTTGGCGAGGACATTATTTCCAAGGAAGTGGACTTCAGTATACGTATTTGACCACATTTGTGCTTTCACACCTAAGGACGCTACAGAGGAACATCTAACACTCAGGACCTTTTTGGCTTAGCATTACCATGGTATGATAAATCAACTTGCACCATTAAAGACTCTTAAGAATACAGAACGCATGGATCACACTATTTGAAAGGTGCTGACACGATTGTATGTTGTTGCTCATTGCCTGAATGTCATGAAGAACAtaaagttttctttgtttttctgtatTATTGGCTTCTATGGCATTCAAACAATTCGTTTGATATATCTGCATTAGGTTTTCTTCTACTACAACGCTGTCATTGTAAAGTAATGGCTCGTACTTGCTGTACAGGGAAATGTGGATCCTTTCTTCGATCGTGTTGTAATGCAAGTGTCGACTCATTTGCTTGTGGAAGTTGAAAGCATCAAGAGAAGCGGTGTAAATATGTGCCGACATACTTTCTACGTTTGTGACTAACTGCACAAGAATATACACATGTTTCAACTCGGGAAAACAACTCACGCACATTCATTGCCACAGAAGGATAGCACTCATTTTTTAACCGTATTGTTAATTTATAATTCTAATTCTGCTTGCATGGCTAATCACAAAGTCTTAAGAAATATCATCAAAACCTTCTTTGGTAGAACTTATGTACGAGAAAATGTATCCACAGTACATCAGTACATACACCAACAAAGCTGATGAACCTGTCACTGTTGGCCACACAGTTTAGAGTAAGCAAGTTAACTACGTTCCATTCGTCCAGAATGATACTGGCTGGCTGCTATAATCCAATTAGACTTCCAGATGAAGTAACCAGTGTAATATAATGTGTGTAGTGTCGGAATTATGTAAGTGTAGGAGACGTCCTTTTAGACTACTCATTTGAGTTAGTTGGTACTGACTGAATTGATCGTACTAGCAAAAACATGTAGTGGTTTACACTGAATGGCATACCACAACCGCTAGACTTCAATTCTTCAATTTCAAGCCCGGCAACTATTCCAAATAGGGTGTGTTCACTAGTATTATGGATTCATTTTTTCATACAGTAAAGAATCAGATGGAAAATGAGAAGTGCATGTTGCTTCCAATTattaccttcctttttttttttttcccccataGACATATTCATTTTTAGATAGGGATGATCACCTAGACTAAATGGAGATCTTACTGCGAGGTGAGAAGCACGTGGTTCTGCTTTTGAATTTGCAGCAGACAGTGGTCCCGTTATGATCACCTTGGACGAACAAGAGCCAGTCCAGGGCATTCTTTCTGGTACCAGCTGCCAGGTGGCCATCTCCGGAGATTCCTCCGAGATGTCTTGGATTCTTCTCTGCGTCCTTGCACTGAAGGAAGGCGCGTACTTCGTTGCAACTTCCGAAAATCGAACTGCCCGACTTCCAGCAAGTCTTTTCCTGGGCTCCTTGTATGAAAGCTCCAGTCTGACGGCTTGCCTAGTCACCCTTGCTTGGTCACATGGGGAAGCACCGGTCACTCCTTGGGACCGGCTAAAGACGGTGTTTCGGGACAATGTGACTGTAGCGTGTACCGTATCTGGCTCATTGCTGGTAATTGAATCCGGTTGCCCCCGGTATCGCTGCCAGCTGCCTTCTTCGAGCGTCAAGAGGCTGCAAGGAAGCTTTTTTTGCGGTGGCCTGGACTACCTGCTCGTCTGGTTCGactctggtggtggtgcggtgattgCTCAGGAAACGAGAGGAAGGTTCCAGGTGAGTGACTTTGTACTAAGTGGTGGATACTGAGGTAGACTGGCTGTGTCACTTTCCTCACAAAGGACATGTATATGCATCTTAACAATGCAATATATTTACGAAATATTGAAATCAAGTGTATCGCCTTGTTCTGTTAGCATAACTAGGTCCCAAAACAGCTAACATGTTGCTCACAAGTTTGTCTGACAAGCTTATGTTGGTGCCTACCTCTATTTCTCAGAATGCCTTTTCCTAGTAGTTGatgaaaaccagcagataatAAAGCTAACAAAGGTTTAGGGGGCAATAATTGTACTGTTTTAAGTGTATTGTAGTGCTTGCAATGTAGATAGGGAGAAAGTAAAGCgtacgaaaagacaacttgccgttgGCTGGAACCGATTCTGTGGCCTTCGAATTACTTGCCCGATGCTCTTACCAACTGAGGAACAGCAGCGGCTGACCCCTCGATTCTGCGCTCAACGAAAACACTTAACTCTGCCAGAATGAGACCCTCGCTGTGAATGAAGGAAGAGAATTTTCGAAGACTTGTTTCCTCTGTTTGGGAAAAAATCTTAAGGAAAACTATcagataatgaagccaagagTTGATGCCATCAGGCAGTGTGTGAGGGCTTATTGGTCTGCTGTCCGGTCATGAAAGGCTCACGTACAATGGGACACCATCTAGTTAAGAGAGAGTTGCACACTCATCGTAATGGGAAAGAGTGGTGCTGACTAATGCTTTCAGGGTTGGCATGCACATGAATACCTGATAAGTGGACTAGGGGACGAGAGCCACTGTAGTTCACTTTTGGTAAGAGCATCTGGCGCGTAATCTAAAGGTCATAGGTTTAATCTCTGCCTGCGGCAGTTGGTCTTTTCGTCCTCGTGACTTTTTTCAGGTGTCACAATTACTACCATACACTTAAAAACAGTAAAATTAGCATCTTATATAATTTTATAGGCTTCATTATCAGCTGGTTCTCGTTAAGGTTTGTCAGACAACGAAACGAGTCCTTGGAAATGTAGTAATTATGCCCTTGTAGTGATTAAGTGACACGACAAAGTGATACAGCTGCACATGTACAACTCTTCCATTATTTCTACTAATGCTACACCAAATAACCATGTGGATGGGCCAAGTTGTCAGTGCTCTCATTTTTATCGTTTTTCATTATTCAGCCAATGTTTCACTAACTGTCATAGGAACTCTAGCCCATGTTGCAGCTTAATTTCTGTTGTTCATGACTCATCTGCGTTTGTGTGCTGGCAACACACGGTAGCTGTGGAACGCTTTAGTGTTTTGTGCTTGTATCACTTTGTGGTTGACGATTAAAGTGCATGGATGACTACTGAAACTTTCAATTGAGTTTGTCAATAGATTTACCTGATATTCTGGCAAAGGAACTCACTTTCAGTGATTATAATATGGGTCTTGAATTTGATAGGCTAAAAGCAACAAGGATGGCTGAAATCACTGCCGTGCAACAAGAAAATCGTCATGCAGATTTCAGTAAAACCCACTGTTCCCAAGTTAGATGAAGCCCTGTACTCACAACACTTGTCGGACAATGCTGGTGCTAGAGTTTCCTTCAGTAGCATGCTCAATTATAAACTATTTTTGTAGCGCGAAATAAAAAGGAGAGACGGACAAGCGCGGAAAGCTACTGTGAGAATGAACCGACTTGTTCAACAAGTCACTCTATAACCTATGTGATGTTCATCATGTGATTGTGCCGCTTTTTCTCAGAGCCATGTGAAGATGGTCCCATGCACTCGTGTTTCAGTTGGGTGACTGCATCGAACCAGGCCCTGAGATCTGCTGCGGGGACTTGTTGGGCTTAGGCAGTGAGCAAGTCGTAGCCTGGGAGCCGGGGAATAGCCACATCCGCTGCCTTCAGCCAAGCCGCTTCGCAGTGCAACATGAAGGAGATGAGGGAGCGGCAGCAGCCGGTAACCAGGCCTCACAGGTCCTTGTCGATCTACTGCAGCACTACTCTGGCGTGAGTGGCTTTTGCGGTCACGTGGCATCGGGGTCACTCAAACAAGTTCTATTGTTTTGCCAACTCTAATGAAATTCTGGGACCTAGCTGGAAGCTACACAGCTTCCTGTGTAGATTTATAGGAATCTAAGCatgttttttttcaaatgatTATACTTCTCCCCCTCATGAATAAGTTCCTGTTCAGCCCTGTTTAGGGCCTGCTAATGTATCTCCGATTCATGTGCCTGCTCGTGCATCTCTGGACATTGCTGGGAGCGTTAATGAGGCACTTGACAATGAAGACCAATTGGTCGTTGAACCAGTTGTTCATAATGAAAGTGCGGCTCTTCCGCAACTTGCTTCAGTTCACTTGCTCAGACCTAGCACGAGGAGATATGCGAATCTCACACAGGAACAATGGTCTGATACGTAGGTCGAGGCATCAGCCTACACAGAGTTAGCCCTTGGGGAGGTCTACTTGGTTAATGATCTCTTAGCAACCAAATTTACTCACCGTTCTAGAGAGGCAATAGAGAAAATGCACAAGCTGCCTAAATACCATGAAGCCCTTGAAAAGATTCAGGTTACTCATACTAGTTTGTACAGTGAACACTACATTGAGGGCCCGGAATATTCCCACTGCAGATGGGCAGATTCTGAGTCAATCGCTTTGGAGAAGAGGAAACTATAGTTTGGGGGCCATAAAAGAATCAATGAAGCACTCCATGCAGTTTTCGGCAGTCatattgtttcaagtatttcTCAAGTTCATCCTACCACTCGCTACCAGAACGTTTTAGAACTTCTCAATTCACACACCATTAACCCTGCTACATTATCTTCATTCTGTGGTTCAGTGTCTCCTACTCCTCATGAACTCCCTGCTTCAGAGATGTGTATGTCCTTACTGAATTGGGTGTTTCCAATGAGGCTATAGTTTCTGCACTTGTTTCAGGTCCTACGTCTACTGACGACTTGAGAACCATTTATAATGTGTTTGGGGTGAAACAGAAAGCTAAAACTACAAAGAAAAGCAAACAAAATCTAGTCAGCCAGCTAGTCAAAACAGTAGTCAGCGTAAACGTTCGCAGTATGTCAAACACCAGCGGCTATATCACTTAGGCCCTAAAGTTCTTGCGGATCACTTGTTGATCGGAGACACTACTCTATGCTCTTTTTCAGACTTACACAACGAGTTCGATAAAGTATTCAACTCTTATTGTGCTCTTCTCTCTGAACCTCTTGTTTCTTCTGTTATTCCAGATATGCACGAGAGTTTGTTTTCTGGAGGCGAGGTAGCTGTGGCTATTCGCCTGCTCTCTTCCAagtcagctcctggtccagatcACATTTTTGTCGGCGAATCACTAAATATACCCCCGAAGTATCCTAcagcatgttttcaataactgGCTGATATTCAGCCTGGTTTCCATGGAAATGAGCAGAGCCGTACTGTTTTCATTCCTAAAAAGGCAAATCCTCAGTGTCTAGGCAACTTTCACCCGCTTTCTGTTTCTCCAGTTTTGTTCCGTTCGGTCACGAAACTTTTGCTATCTAGGCTGATGCCCCTGACACACCGGCACCCttaagtcctttagacaaggggacatctttcggaaaggcgttcgggcgcagtgacacacgacaaaggagtaactcctttccggcaaagatccttttcgcaaaagcagatcccgcatctacttttctggcaggaagggagtactctcgcatacagtgtgcataatttatcaatagaagaaaacgtgtcgcaacactgcggtgccctgtcagtatttttttgcgctgagaaaatgttttcattttctcagcgcaaaaaagtgaaggcctatagtctgtccatactctcaaacgcctgcattacgtcactagcgcgatcatgttagggttgccagcggcagttgctgtgtcggcgacGTGGTATCTTGTGACCCTCTCTAGCGAAGGGCGTAGGCTGTCCGAAATGAAAGGGAAGGTGGCTGGGCTCACTCGAAAACACTGCTTAAAGTGGCCGTCGCCTAATAacggcaatgtgtcttcgaaccagcgttcgttgcgcacataggcccacctttcgcggttgatggctcggggggacagtgcgaaagcagtcaaaatgaagctgttcatgacgagtctttgtttgaggctcatcactcttgccttcgcagcgtttagctcatcttcgatggagccgagggcggcaagagtcaggcccacctcaactgttgctttatttctgtctctgcgctgagacatcgccGGACCGATTAAACacggcacgccgtcactgacccaaCTAGACGCAGCCAagtaaaaagcacgacaaaaaacaaaaacagcaaaacactgaCTGTTtatagttgccagacgaacttaggctgctgctaaaaacgcaaaaagcgaaagaaaaggACAGGTATGggcattataagccaccagacaataaaaaaaaaacggttttatgctgcggcgtcgctgaatgtgatgtacacgcgcagattctttttaatatttccaatcttgctgcttcgacaaacagcgccattttttctgcagcgttcttctgaggcaccgcctaaagcagtagtccggtgccgtgtgtcatcagcgccactcctttaggcgacaaaaggggtccccttaggcgacaaaaggggtttacttcaaagtactttacttttgcccgtgtgtcacgggtataagCGCCGCCACCAACCATTTTCGCTAATTTCAATCCGGCTTTGCTAAGGACTGCAGCTCGTCCTCTAATCTTCTTGTCCTGCAGGCTATCATGCGCACCATGAAACTTAAATACGAACCATTCTTCTGTGTGAGCCTTGACTTACGCAAGGCCTTCGATTCAGTCTCGCACTCTGCTATCTTTAGGGCTCTTGAAGCGCGAAAGGTCTCAATGCATTTTCTAAAACTCATTAAACTGTTATACTTTAAGTACACCACCACCTACTCCATTGGAGAAACAGACAGCAAATGGGTATCGTTAAGACAAGCAATTAAGCAAGGAGACCCCTTGTCTCCTTTCCTTTTTAACTGCATTTTGGATCCTCTCCTGTACAAGCTAAATGACTTAGGGGTTGGGGCCCCTCTCGGAGGTGTATCACTGGCAGCTATGGCCTTTGCAGATGATATGTTGTTGATGTCCGACACTCTTGAGGGACTTCAACTTTCGTTCGATCGAATAGTAGTATATCTTGGTAACGTTAATTTGCGAATCAACCCCTTAAAGTCCCAATATTTTGTATGGCAGCCTTGCTATCAGAGCAAATGTTAAATTAAACTATCCCCCCCTTGACAATTTCAGGTCATCTGTTATCTCCTA
The Rhipicephalus microplus isolate Deutch F79 unplaced genomic scaffold, USDA_Rmic scaffold_24, whole genome shotgun sequence DNA segment above includes these coding regions:
- the LOC142786456 gene encoding uncharacterized protein LOC142786456 isoform X1, translated to MSGGGGGFESTPTVFGGKLWCARTTSEGRCLVRCFRANGQKGDAYEAVLAGENHVVAAAPGTGHNRRDCELARVSCWSSGLETLVLRAGDSVHVWDGESGAFQAGDVTADASQCAVLDGPTLVQLSPGRLRLEPLLQTDSGPVMITLDEQEPVQGILSGTSCQVAISGDSSEMSWILLCVLALKEGAYFVATSENRTARLPASLFLGSLYESSSLTACLVTLAWSHGEAPVTPWDRLKTVFRDNVTVACTVSGSLLVIESGCPRYRCQLPSSSVKRLQGSFFCGGLDYLLVWFDSGGGAVIAQETRGRFQLGDCIEPGPEICCGDLLGLGSEQVVAWEPGNSHIRCLQPSRFAVQHEGDEGAAAAGNQASQVLVDLLQHYSGASQAALEKLRRAREQAEALLHENTQPSSATNGDPVRDSRLVPVLPMEQHPLEQAEQVAQVPGRSKLLDSWAYVWGRRLLLGFRFSRPPGTEHHPHVVLVVSPGLTFGIKTSLEGDSLVVGASCSLPGATAGPITVCVLGGSTLQHQCVIEVHRLPWSKQGRVPPRLALWSLTAAQPSRHYSASTSVTWRLSSLDALTRLHNTLYVCCDGASPLFQANVELLPEGGLCLRAQDEEQLSLFEQWLWQQLPGAKEGMTRVCSSAVQTRLATLLRSEVQGVRALLHEPYMEARRSLQSTEWQTDFLAQLVTDVT
- the LOC142786456 gene encoding uncharacterized protein LOC142786456 isoform X2 — its product is MSGGGGGFESTPTVFGGKLWCARTTSEGRCLVRCFRANGQKGDAYEAVLAGENHVVAAAPGTGHNRRDCELARVSCWSSGLETLVLRAGDSVHVWDGESGAFQAGDVTADASQCAVLDGPTLVQLSPGRLRLEPLLQNSGPVMITLDEQEPVQGILSGTSCQVAISGDSSEMSWILLCVLALKEGAYFVATSENRTARLPASLFLGSLYESSSLTACLVTLAWSHGEAPVTPWDRLKTVFRDNVTVACTVSGSLLVIESGCPRYRCQLPSSSVKRLQGSFFCGGLDYLLVWFDSGGGAVIAQETRGRFQLGDCIEPGPEICCGDLLGLGSEQVVAWEPGNSHIRCLQPSRFAVQHEGDEGAAAAGNQASQVLVDLLQHYSGASQAALEKLRRAREQAEALLHENTQPSSATNGDPVRDSRLVPVLPMEQHPLEQAEQVAQVPGRSKLLDSWAYVWGRRLLLGFRFSRPPGTEHHPHVVLVVSPGLTFGIKTSLEGDSLVVGASCSLPGATAGPITVCVLGGSTLQHQCVIEVHRLPWSKQGRVPPRLALWSLTAAQPSRHYSASTSVTWRLSSLDALTRLHNTLYVCCDGASPLFQANVELLPEGGLCLRAQDEEQLSLFEQWLWQQLPGAKEGMTRVCSSAVQTRLATLLRSEVQGVRALLHEPYMEARRSLQSTEWQTDFLAQLVTDVT